The Xylophilus rhododendri region CGCGCGGCCACCGGGGCGCTCGCCGCCCTGCTGCTGTCGGCCTGCGGAGGCGGCGGCCACTCGGCCGCCGCGCCCAACACCATTCCCGCCAACACCACGCAGATCGGCGTCACCGTCTATTCGGCCAGCGCGCGGGCCGCCGGCACCAGCGCCGACACCCAGGACCTGCTGACCGGCGGCCTGGGCCGCACCGGCCTGGCGGCCGCCACCCCGCCCGCCTACGCCAGTGCCACCGCGCCCACCGCCTTCGAGCTGCGGCGCAACGCCATCTACAGCAATTACCGCGGCCTGGTCGACGTGACCGCGGCCGGCGGCTTCGGCACCTTCTACGGCCCCAACGTGGATACCGGCGGCACCGCCACCGCCAGCGAGGGCCTGATTCCGGGCCGCGAATACCTGGCCGTGCTGGACGACGGCACCGGCCGCAAGCGGGTGCCGGTGGCCGTGCAGATCCCGGACAGCTTCAACACCGCCGCGCCCTGCCTGGTGCTCGGGCCGTCTTCGGGCTCGCGCGGGCTCTACGGCGCCATCGGCACCTCGGCGGAATGGGGCCTGAAGCACGGCTGCGCCGTCGCCCTGACCGATGCCGGCAAGGGCATCGGCCTGTACGACCTGACGGACGACAGCGTGAACCGCATCGACGGCACACGCGCCAGCCGCGCCGCCGCCGGCAGCCTGTCGCATTTCGCCGCCGACATCACCGATGCCGCGCGCGCCGCCTACAACGCGCTGCTGCCCAACCGCCTGGCCCTGAAACAGGTGCATTCGCAGCTCAACCCCGAGAAGGACTGGGGCAGCGACACCCTGGCCGCCGCCCGCTACGCCTTCTATGCACTCAACGACCGTTTCGGCAACGGCAGCAACACGCTGATCTTCGACCCCAGCAACACCCTGGTGATCGCCGGCTCGGTCTCCAACGGCGGCGCCGCCGTGCTGCGCGCGGCCGAGCTGGACACGGCCGGCCTGATCGACGGCGTGGTGGCCGGCGAGCCGGTCACCGAGATGCCCACCTCCAGCGGCTACGGCATCAGCGTCGGCGGCGTGCCGGTGGCCAATGTCGGCAAGACGCTCGCCGACTTCACCACCTTCGGCAACCTCTACCAGCCCTGCGCCGCCCTGGCCGCGCCGGCCGCCATGAGCGAGACATCGGTCTTCAACTACCTGGCCTTCTCCTCGCAGACCGCCCGCGCCACGGCACGCTGCGCCGGCCTGGCGGCCAAGGGCCTGGTCGCCGGGGCCGACACCGCCGCGCAGGCGCTGGACGCCCTCAACAAGCTGCGCAACTACGGCTGGACGCCCGACAGCGACCAGCTGCACAACGCCCACTACGGCCTGGGCAACGGGCCCATCCTGTCGGCGATGTACCCGCTGAGCTACGGCCGCTTCTCGGTGCTGGACCAGGTGTGCAACACCAGCTTCGCCCAGGTCGACACCACCGGCAGCCCGGTGCGCGCCAACGCCGCCACGCTGGCCCAGAGCTTCGCCCTGGCCAACGGCACGGCCAACGGCACGCCGGCCTCGGTGGTCTACAACGACTCGGTGGGCGGTGCCCGGGTGTGGAACCTGGCGACATCGGTCTCGACCGGTACGCAGGATTTCGGGCTGGACAACGCGCTCTGCCAGCGCGCCCTGGTCACCGGCGTGGACGAGACCGGCGCGCCGCTGACGGCCACCGCCACTTCGACCCGGCCCACCCTGGCCCAGAGCGCCGCCGTGCGCGCCGGCATGGCCGAGGTGACGGTCACCGGCCGGCTGCGCGCCACGCCCACCCTCATCGTGGCGGGCCGGAACGACACGCTGGTCCCGCTCAACAACAACGCCCGCGCCTACACCGCCTTCAACAAGACCCTGGAGACCACGGCCAGCCAACTCGGCTACATCGAGGTGACCAACGCCCAGCACTTCGACGGCTTCCTGTCGCTGAGCGGCTTCGACACCCGCTTCGTGCCGCTGCACGTGTATTTCCTGCGGGCCATGGACGCGATGTACGCCAGGCTGCGCAGCGGCACCGCCCTGCCGCCCAGCCAGGTGGTGCGCGCCACGCCACGCGGCGGCTCGCCCGGCGCGGCGCCCGCGCTGACGGCGGCCAACCTGCCGCCGATCAGCGCCGCGCCCTTGGCGGCCGACCAGATCGGGTTCAGCGGCACATCGCTGGCCGTGCCGCAGTAGCGCGCAGGACCCGCGGCTGGCGGGCAGCTGACAAGGCCTCAGCCGGCCAGGAAACGATCCGCCGTGCGCAGCGACAGCGCCATGATGGTCAGCGCCGGGTTGGCGGCCATGGCGCTCGGAAACACCGAGTTGTCGCAGAGCCAGAGATTGCCGATGTCGAAGCTGCGGCCATCCGCATCGACCACGGCGCTGCCGCCGTCGGTCCCCATGCGGCAGGTGCCGATGGTGTGGGCGGTGCGCGGCAGCACCAGGGTCTGGCTGGCGCCGGCGGCCTCGACGATCTGCCGCATCACCCTCGTCGCATGCCGGTCGATAGCCTGTTCGTTGGCGCCGGCAGTGAAGCTGACGACCGCCTTGGGCATGCCGAAGTCATCGCATTCGGCGGACAGCTCCAGCCGGTTGCCGTCCGATGGCAGGCATTCGGCGTTGATGCCCACGCCGGACATGAAACGATAGCCCTCGATGGCCTCCACCAGCGGCCGGCCCCACAGCCCGGCGCCGCGGGCGATCGTGGTCGCCAGGGTGACGGGCATCACCCCCAGGCTCTGGATCAGGTAGCCGCCCGCGAAGTCGGCATCCCGGGGCCGCAGCTGGTCCTCGGTCAGCAGCGAGGACGGATAGCCCCGGTGCGAGCGCATCTCGGCATCGAAGCGGCCCCAGACCTGGGTGGCGCCATGGGCCATGAAGTTGCGGCCGACCTGGCCACTGCTGTTGGCCAGGCCCGTGTGCAGCAAGAGGCGTGGTGTCTCGATGCCGCCCGCGCAGAGAAACAGCGCGGCGCAGCGCTGCCGGTGCTCCACGCCGCGATGGCGGTAGACGACGGCATTGACCCGGCCGGCGGCGTCGCGTTCGATGGCGTGGACCCGGCATTCGGCGCGGATCTCGGCGCCGTGCGACACCGCCAGCGGCAGGTAGGTCGTGTCCATGCTGGCCTTGGCGGCATTGCGGCAGCCCTGGTGGCAGGAGCCGCAGTTGGCGCAGGCCTGGCGCAGGCCGCCACCTTCCTGCTGCCAGTCCTGGGAGACCAGCGCCGCCGGTGCGTCCGCGGTGGTGATGCCGAGTGCTGCGCAGCCGCGCGCCATCATGTCCGCCGAGGCATTGCGGCGAGCAGGGGGCAAGGGGTATCGGCGTGCGGGGTCCCAGGGGTAAAGGGCCGGCCCGGAGACACCGAGGAAACGCTCCACCTGTTCGATGTAGCCGGTGAGTTCGGCATGGGCGATCGGCCAGTCCTGCCCCAGCCCGCTCAAGGAGCGCAGCGTCAGGTCGCGTGGATCGGGCCGTGGTGTGAAGGCGCCCCAGTGCAGGGTCGATCCGCCCACGCCGATGCCGCTGTTGTTCGGGCCGAAGGCGGTGGGGGTGTCGCCGCCGCTCAGGCGTTCTTCCATCCAGTTGATGTCGGTGCCCTCGGTCTCGTCGGGCGTGTGCTGGTCCGGCTCCCAATGACGCCCGGCTTCCAGGGCCACCACCCGCAGGCCGCGCGCGGCCAGCCGGGCGAGCAGCGGCGCGCCGCCGGCACCGGTGCCGATCACGACCGCATCGACGATCTCGCTTTCGCCATAACGGCGCATGGCGTCGAGCTTCATCGCGGCATCTCCGCCAGCGCTTCCCAGGGCTCACGTTCGCCCGCGGCGAGCAGCTCGAACCCCTGTTTTCGGACACCGTCACCGCCGTTGGCGAAGCCGTCGAAACCCATGCGGGCCATGGTCGCCGGGTGCGCCACCCAGATGCGCACCAGGTCGGCGCGCAGGTCCTCGAACCAGTGCTGCATCTGCTGCGCGGACAGGGTCGCGAGGCCGAACCCGCCGCTTTCCAGCTGGCTCAGCCTGGCTTGCCGCTCGGGTTCGGGCAGATCGCCAAAGCCGTCCAGGCCGTCCAGGGCCAGGGCATAGGCCGTTCGATCCGGCGGCATGTCCGCGAAACGCCATCCGTCGCCCTGGCCGGTGGCGAGTTGGGCATCGATGCGGGCCGCCAGGTCGATCGCGGGAGCGGTCTGCGGAAGCACGCGGTCGGCCAGCGCCCGCAAGGTCTTCAGCTGCGCTGGCGACAGCACGCCGGGCAGGTAGTCGGGATCGTCGGCGATGGCGCGGGTCGCCAGCGCGGCACGCATGCGCCGGCTGACACGGGCGGAGCCGACGAGGCGCACGAACTCCTCCGGCATGGCCGGCGAGATCCCCGCGCGCTGGTGCCAGAAGCGTCCGATGTGCCGGGCCACCTCGCGCGGCCGCTCCAGGTGCAGCAGGTGAGCGGCATTGTTTTCCACCACGATGCTGGCGCGCGGATAGACAAGCGCATTGGTCGCGTGTTGCCCCGCTTCGCCCAGTTCGCCGTCGGCGCTGCCGACGATGATCAGCGCCGGCAGCTTCAGCGTGCCGACGTCGATCGACCAGTCCTCCCGGCTGCCGCGCTCCAGCCAGGCCAGCCAGGCCTGCCGCGAGCTGCGTTCGAGGTCGTCGATGGTCAGGCGCTGTGCCACCGGGTCGAGCGGGGCGGCGACATTCGCAGCCACGAAGGCCTGGGCGGCGGCGGCGTCCAGCGGTCCACCGGCCGCCCAGCCGATCATCTCGCGGCGCTTGTCCTCGTCCATCGGCTCCGGCGAGGGCGGCGAGCCAGCCAGCAGCACCACGCCCGCCAGCCCGAACAGGCCGGGCTCGCCGGCCAGGGCCCGGGCGGCGACGATGGAGGCGATCTTGCCGCCCATGCTGTGGCCCACGAGGAGCCAGCGTGCCGCGGCGCGTTGCCTGACGATGGCCGCCACCTGGTCGGCCATGTCGGCCACGCCCAGGTCGGTGGCGTCCCGGGCCTCGCCGAAACCCGGCAGGTCGATGGGCGCGGCTTCGAATTCGGCGTCGAGGGCGGCGATCACGCCGTCCCAGGCGCGTGCGCTGCCGCCCAGGCCGTGGAGCATGAACAGGACGGGCCTGTCGCCCGTGTTCGATCGAGGAAGCTGGCGCGGGGATAAAAAGGTGTCAGGGCAATTCGTCATCGTGGCTGCGGTCCTTGGGCAGCCCCGATGATCGGAGCCGCGAACGACCTTCAGCCATGGGCATACCTGCCATCAGGCAGTAGGCCAAGCGCCTGCCCGATGCCGGACGCGCCCTCTCAGGCCCCGACCAGCTTCTTGAACGAGCCCAGCACCGCCGCGCCGTTGAAGGGCTTGACGATCCAGCCCTTGATGCCGGCCGCCTTGCCGCGCTCCTTCATGGCGGGCGAGTTCTCGGTGGTCAGCATCACGATGTTGACCGCGGCATTGCCCAGCTCGCCGCGCACCTTCTCGGCCATGGTCAGGCCGTCCATATTGGGCATGTTCACGTCGCAGACCACCAGCTTCACGGCGGGATCGGCCTTGAGCTTGGCCAGGCCGTCGCGGCCGTCCACCGCGTAGGAAACGCTCAGGCCGTTGTTCTGCAGGAAAGTGCCGACTTCGTTACGGACGGTGCTGGAGTCGTCGACGACAAGGATCTGGGCCATTTTTTTGAAAAAGACAGTGAGGGGTTCAGAAGAGTTCGAGATCGCCGCAAGCCACCAGGCTCTCGGCGGTGAGGTCGTTTTCGCGGAAGGCGTCGGGCGACCAGTTCAGGCTGAAGACGAAACGCAGGTAGACCACCACCGGCGCGAAGGCCGCGTCGTCCGGCGCATGCAGGGTGCAGCGCAGGCACAGCTGCGGATCGGTCGAGCCGAAGGAGATGTAGCGGTGCAGGTGGTTGATGACGATGGGCACCTGCGAGCGCGCGGCCTGCAGCGCCTGCTGCTGTTCGTAGCGGTTCTTGAAGGCGCCCCAGATCAGGTTGGTCAGCTCGCCGAGCAGGCCGTTGAGGCCGCGGAAATCGTCGGCGTCGGCGGCGGCGAGGTAGGTGCGGTCGGTGCGCACCAGGCGCTCCAGGGCGGCCTCCTCGGTCTGCAGGGTCATGAAGCCGCGGCACCAGTCGCTCTCGATCGGGATCAGCGAAAACACCTCGCCGAAGATCAGGCGGTCGCGCACGATGTAGGGCGGGTCGATCTCCAGCCGCATGCCCTTGAACTGGCTGGCGAAGGCATTACGCGCGATCTCGGCGATGCCGCGCACCAGCGCGCCGGGATAGGCCAGCGTGAAGATGGACTGCTGCACCGCCGGCACCAGGGTGTGCAGGGTTTCCAGGGTGTAGAGGGCGGCGAAGCAGGCGCGCTCGCCGGCCGGCATTTCGTCGGCCGAAGCCTGGCTTTCGGTGCGCAGGAAGAGGGGCAGCTCGGGGCGCAGCGCGTGGATGCGCTGGCCCAAAGTGCGGCCGGCGTGGGCGTCCTCGCCCATCTTCTCGGGCAGGAAGATGGCGCCCAGGTCGATGTTGGAGGCCAGCACCGACAGGATGTTCTCGGCCAGCACCTTGTGGGCCTGCAGCTGGTTGAGCTGGCAGAAGGCGCCGATGGCCTCGCGGTGGGCGGGGCTGGGTTCCAGCACCAGCACCTTGCTGGTGAGGGTGTTCGGGGTGTCGCTCGACATGCTTGGAATGAAGGGAAGGAAAGCGGGGGTTCAGAAGAATTCGAGTTCGCCGGCGACTTCCGGCTGCGCCTCGGGCCACCAGTCGAAATCCATCTCGCGGCGGGCATCGGCGCAGAGCGTGGCCAGCACCCGGGTGCCGCCCAGCTCCACCCGGAAATGCCGCAGGTGCTGGTGCGCCAGCCCCTGCACATAGCCAGCGCTGCGGCTGTCGATGATGTGCGGGGTGGACATGCCGGTCTGCTGGTAGAAGCGGCCGATCTCGCGGTTGACGGTGCCGCAGCACATATTGGCGCTCTCGCAGACCGAGTCGCGCAGGGCCTGCTCGGACTCGTCGCCCGGCGTCAGGCGGCCGACCTGCTCCAGGTAGTCGCGGGTGGCGCGGTCGCGCGGCAGGTACATGGCGATCACCAGGCGGAAGGTGTGCGAGGCCAGCATCAGCACCACCATGTAGGCGCCGGCCGGCGGCACCAGGCTGTCGACCGGCTCGACCTGCACCGTGGCGCCGGGCGGCGCGGGCAAGGCGTTCTGCAGGCCCAGGGACACCATGCGGTCCAGGCTGTCGCGGGCTGAGGTGCTGATCATGCGGTCTCGGCCGGTGCCGCCAGCAATTCCATGCTCTTGCGGTTGGTCAGCTCCAGGCCGCGCACCGCGCCGATGATCATGCGGCCGCTGGCCTGCATGTCCTGGAAGGTGGCGGTGGTGATCAGGTCGTTCTGGTAGAGGGCGCTGCGGTAGTCGGCCGACAGCGCCTCGGCGCGCGCCGACAGCTCGCGCATCTCGGTGGCCACCACGCCGAAGCCGCGGCCCAGCGGGCCGGCATGCGCCGCCTCGATCGAGGCGTTGAGGCCCACGATCACCATCTGCCGCACGATCTGCGCGAAATCGTCGTTCTTGGAATGCATCTGGCGGTTGTGGTCCAGCAGCTGCTTCATGTCGGCATGCCAGCGGTCGAAGGTCATCTCCACGCCTTGCAGCTCTTCCAGCGAGGACGACAGCGTGCCGGCCTGGCGCAGGGCATTGCCGCGGCTGTTGCCCAGCTGGTCGAGCAGGGACTGGAGTTCCTCGAACTCGCTGCGCATGCGGGTCCAGCCGGCCTGCAGGTCCAGGCTGCGCTGCTGGGACAGCTCCAGTTCTGCCTGCATCCGGGTGTCCACCACCTCGGTCTCGGCGCGGACCTGCATCCGCGCCTGGTCGTCGGCCAGCGTCTGGGCGGCCTGCAGGGCCCGCGCCTGGCGCCGCTGGCGCAGCAGCAGGGGCAGCAGGATCAGCGCGCCGAGCAGCAGCCCGGCGCAGAACGGCAGGGCGGCCATCATGCCGCGACCGCCTTCAGCACACGGCTGCGGATGGCCGCCCGGGCGGGCAGCGTCACCAGCAAGGCGAAAGGCCGGCTGGCATCGCCCGGGCGGCCGTGCAGCGCAATGGCGATGCTGCCGCCGTCGGACTCCACGAAGCCGCGCACGGCATCCATGCCGACCCCGCGGCCGGAGACATCGGTGACCGAGGCGGCCGTGGAGAAACCGGCGGCGAAGATCAGCTCGGCGGCTTCCTCGTCGTTCACCGAAGCGGCGTCGGCGATCAGGCCGCGCTGCACCGCGCGTTCGCGGATGGCGGCCAGGTTCAGGCCCTTGCCGTCGTCCGACAGCGTCAGCAGCAGGCGTTCCGCGTCCAGTTCGGCATGCAGGCGGATGCTGCCGGCGGCAGGCTTGCCATGGGCGATGCGTTCCAGCGCGGCTTCGATGCCATGGTCCATCGAGTTGCGGAACATGTGCATGAAGGCATTACGCAGCGGGCCGGCGAACTGGGTGTGGATACGCAGGCCGTGGTCGTCGATGGCCAGCTGCGGCGGCTCCTTGCCCAGCTCGTGCGCCAGGGCGGGCAGCGAATCGGTCACGCCCTGCAGCAGCTGGGCCAGGCGTTCGGTGCCGGCGGCGCGCAGGGTCTCGCGCACCTCGTGCACCGCATCGCCCAGGGCCGGCTGGCCGGCGGCTTCGCCGCTGTCCAGGCGTTCCAGCATGGCCTGCACATCGTGGCGGGCGACCATCACGAACTTCTCGGCATCGCCGCGCCGGCCGGGGCCGGTGCGGCCCAGCTTCACCGCGTTGATCTGGGTGTATTCCTCCAGCACCGAGCGCACGGCGGCGATGTCCAGCAGCAGCTCCTCGGTGGACCACTGGGCCTGGCCGCTGCGCAGCGCGTCGTAATGCTGCTCGCTGTGATGCACCACGTCGGTCAGCTGGCGCAGGCCGTAGGTGCGGGCATTGCCCTTGATGGTGTGCATGTTGCGGAACAGCAGCTTGACCGTGTCGCCGCGCTCGTGCGCCTGGGCCCGGTGGGCATGGTCGATGGCGGCTTCGTTCTCGGCCAGGAAGCTGGTCGAGCCTTCGATGAAGGCATGGAACTTCTCGTGCTGCACCGCCAGGATCTCGCCGATGATTTCCAGCTCGCGCTTCTGCGCGCTGGCCGCGCGCGCCAGGGCCCGCAGCTCGGTCACGTCGCGCAGGCAGAGCATCAGGCGCTGGATGTTGCCGTGTTCGTCGGTGATCGGCGCCCAGCTCAGGTCCAGGATCTTGCGGCGGCCGTCGGCCATGGCCAGACTGACCTCGGCCGGCAGCAGGTGGGCGTTGAACTCGAAGTTCATCTCGTCCTCGCCGATGCAGGCCTGCAGCGCCGCCTCGATCTGCGAGAGCGCGTCGGCGCCCAGTTCGGTCTGCTCGAACACCAGGGTCATCACCGGGCGGCGGGCGATGTCTTCGGTCTCCAGGATGGCGCGCAGGTGGTCCGAATACTCGGGATGCACCAGGCCTTCGGCCTCCACCGTCAGGATGCCCTGCGGGATGTACTGCAGCATGGCGTGGATGTCGGCCGCCTTCTGCTTGACCAGGGCGGTGCTCTCCTCGATCTTCTCGACCATGGCGTTGAAGGCCAGCATGGAGCGGCCGATCTCGTCACGGCGCGTCACCGACAGGCGGTGGGTGAAGTCCTGGCTGGTGGCGATCTCGGTCATCTTGCCTTCCATCTCGGCGATGGGAAACACGATCTGGCGATACAGCAGCCAGCCGATCACGCCCAGGCCCAGCACGGCCAGCAGGCTGATCGCGGTGAGGGTGGCGCTGGTGCTGGTCAGGCGCTGGTTGAGGCTGGCGATGGCGGCATCCTTGCTGCGGCGCTTCTCCACCTGCACCGCCTCGATCATCTGGCCCTGCTCGCGCAGGTACTGCTCCACCGTCGCGCCCATGTTGGCCTCGGCCATCTCCTTCTGGCCGGCGAGCTTGAACTTGGCGGTGTCGTTGATCGAGTCGAAGTAGTTGCGCAGGCTTTCCTGGGCTTCCTTGATCAGGCCGCGCTGGGCATCGCTGTCGGCCTGCTGCAGCTGGTCGGCGAAGAGCTTCTGCAGCACCTCTTTCTTGCCGTTGAGTTCGCCGAGCAGCTGCTGGGTGGTGTCGGCATCGGGCGCCGCCACCAGGCCCAGGGCGGCGATCTGCACTTCCTGCAGCCGCACCATGAGTTCGGTGGACTTGAGGGTGCTCGGCACGACCTGTTCGGTGACCACCCGCACTTCGGCGGAGTTGCTGCGGGACTGGTAGACGGCGTAGCCGCCGATCAGGGCGAGGGCCCCGAAGACGAGGGCGATGAGCAGGATGATGCGCTGGCGGATATTCATGGCGGGACAATCGTGGAGCCGGGCGCCCGGGTGGGTCCGGGCGTGGCGCGATTGTTCAAGCCCAAAAAGTCGGCCTCATTACCGACTTGTAAATCGGGATTTCCCTAGGCCGCCAGCCTCACGCTCCGCTGCTCAAAAAGCATCGGCCAGCCGGCGTGCGGTGCCGAAAGCCAGCGTCAGGCCGAGCGCGCCATGGCCGACGTTGAGGAAGAGGTTTTCGACGCCGCCGGACCGGCCGACGATGGGCAGCGAGGTCGGCGTGGCCGGCCGCAGCCCCGCCCAGGGCACGGCGGCGCCGATGTCCACCGCGCCGCCGAAGGCCTCCTGCGTGCAGGCCTGGAGCTGTTCGATGCGGCGCGGATCGACGGCGCCGTCCCGCGCGCCGATCTCCACGAAACCGGCCACCCGCAGGCGGTCGCCGATGCGGGCATAGACCACCTTGCGTTTGGCATCGGTCACGCTGACCGAGGGCACGGCCGCCGGGTCCCGCACCGGCACGGTGATGCTGTAGCCCTTCAGGGGATAGACCGGCACCCGCAGTCCAGCGCTGGCCGCCAGGGCGGCGCTGCCGGCGCCGCCGGCCAGCACCAGCGCATCCACCGGGCGATCGCCCGCCGAGCTGAGCAGGCGCGACACCCGCGCGCCTTCGCGGCGCAGGCCATGCACCGTCACGCCGTATTCGAAGACCACGCCGCGGGAACGCAGCACCTCTTCGGTGTTGCGGCACAAGGCCAGGCCATCGATGGCGCATTCGTCGGGCGTGTAGATCGATCCGGCCACCGCACCGCGGAACGAAGCCAGTGCCGGCTCGTGGGCCAGGAATCCATCGCCGGGCAGGGCCGATTGCAAAGGCCCGTGCGGCGCCTGCAGCTCGGCCTGGCGGCGGCCCGCGTCGAACGAAGACTGCGTGGCGTACAGCACCAGTTTGCCGCTGCGCGAGAAGGACAGCGCCTCGGCCGAGGCGCCGGCGATCCATTGCTCCGTCTCCTGACGGCTCAACGCGCCCAGCGCCAGCAGCTCCAGGGTGGAGCGCTGTGCGACCGGGGCGCTGCAGGCACGCAGGAACTCCCACATCCAGCGCCATTGCCGCACATCGGCCCGGGGCGTGATGTGCAGGGGGCCGTGGCGGCTCAACATCAGGCCCGGCACGTCGAAGGGCAGGCCGGGCTGCGCCAGCGGCGCCACATAGCCGTAGCTCAGCTGGCAGCCATTGCCGCCGCTGGCGCCCTGCCCGGCGGCAGCGGCCCGGTCGATGACCGTGACCTGGTGGCCGGCGCGGCTCAGGGCGGCGGCCGAGGCCAGGCCGACGATGCCGGCGCCGATGACCGTCACCTGCCGGGGCCTGGCGGAGGCAGTGGTGGCGGACCAGTAGTCGGCGGTCGGCGGCGCCGAATCCGGGAAGCTCGTCATGGCGCGTGCGGCTCGTGCGGTGGATGCGGCCCCATGGCCGAGCACCGCAGTATTGGGGCTGGGCGGCCCGGGCGCTACTGAAGAAAAGCGGGTCGACCATTCATTTTGGAATGGCCGCAGCGGCGGGCTCCTGCCGCAGCCGCCCGCCCACTGCCTCCAGGAACAGCACCAGCGCCTCCGAACGCTGCGCCGTGGCCTCCTGCAGGGCCACCACCGCCACCGAAACTTCCGGCGTCACCGGCCGGATGCGCAGGGCCGAGCCCATCGCCGCGGCGGTGAACTCATCGACCAGGGCGAAGCCCAGGCCCTGCGCCGCCAGCGCGCAGGCCACGGCGTAGGTGCGGGTTTCCAGGGCGGCGATGGGTTCGGGCGCATCGTCCGTGGCGTCGGTGGCCACCCAGGCTTCGCGGATGCGCTGGGCGAACGGGTCGCTGCCGCCGATGCCGATCCAGCGCGCGCGGTCGAGCGTCGCCAGGACCACCGCGGCTTCCGCCTCGCCCTGCGCCGCCGGAGCGCCGGCTTCCAGGTGCACCGCCCGCGCCGCCCCGATGGTGGTGCTGCGCAGCCGGCTGCTCACCGGCTGCTCGAAGACCAGGGCGATGTCGATGTCCAGGCTCAGGCACTGCTCGGCCAGTTCCACGCCGTTGCCGGTGGTGATGTCCACCGACACCCCCGGGCAACGCTGCCGGAAGTCGGCGATGGCCCCCGGCATCAGGCCGATGCCCAGGCTCGGCAGGCAGCCGATGCGCAGATGGCCGCCCGGCGTGCGGCGCAGGTTGCGGGCCATTCGCTGCACCGTGTCGGCCTGGGCGAACAGCAGCGAGGTCTGGCCGAACAGCTGCTCGGCCTCGCGTGTGGCGATCAGCCGTCCGCGCACCCGCTCGAACAGGGTCAGGCCCAGCGCATGCTCGGCCTGCGCCAGGGCCTTGCTGGCGGCGGACTGCGAAAGATGCAGCCATTCGGCGGCGCCGCTGACCGAGCCGGTGCGCATCACGGCGTGGAAGATCTCGATGTTTCGCAGGCGCATGGCGGTCGGGTCAAAGACAAGCGTAAGGGTTTGCCGACTTTAAAGCCGGTGCCACTACACTCTGTTTGGGCACGTGTTCATGACCTTGGTGGGCATGGCCTGAAAGAGGAATCCATGCACCCGTTTCCGCCGAGTCGGCGCGCTGCCATCGCGGCTTTGCTGAGTCCTGCCTGCATGTCGGTGAGCGCGCAGCCGGCGCTGCGGCAGGTGCGCCCGACCGAACTCATCGTGCCCGCGGGCCGGGGCGGGCCGCTGGACGTCACCGCCAACATCCTGGCCGAGGCCATGGGCCGGCAATGGCGCCAGCGGGTGTCGCTGCAGCACACGGCGGGCGCGGTGCCCGGTGCGCTGGCGGTGGCGCGCAGCAATCCGGACGGCAGCCGCATCGGACTGGCCTCGCCGGCGCTGTGCATCAACGCCGCCCTGCGCGATTCGCTGCCCTACTCCACCCTGGCCGACCTGGCGCCAGTCTGCCAGCTGGGCAATTTCGAGTACGGCATCTTCGTCAACCCGGCGCTGCCGGTGCGTGACGTGGCGGAGTTGATCGCCTATGTGCAGCGCGCCAGGCAGCCGGTGCGTTACGCCAGCCCGGGCGTGGGCACGGGATCGCATCTGGCGGCGGAATCCCTGGCGCATGAAGCCGGCCTGAAGCTGGAGCATGTGCCCTTCCCCACTAACGGCGCGGCCGAGAAGGCGGTGGCCGACGGCCAGATCGGCATCCTGTTCAACGGCCTGGTCGCCTCGGTCTCCGAGACCCGCAAGCTGCCGGTGCGCCTGGTCGCCCTGATGGGCGAACGCCGGGTGGCCGATGCGGCCGGCGTCTCCTCGGTGGCGCAGGTGCTGCCCGGTTTCGAATTCACCGGCACGCTGGGCGTGATCGCGCCGCGCGGCCTGCCCTTCGGCCTGCTCAGGCGCCTGGGGCAGGACATCACCGAGATGGTCAACGAGCCCGGCATCCGCCGCCGCCTGGCCGAGGTCGGCACGGAGGTGGTCGCCTCCTCGCCGGACGAATACGAAAGCCGGCTGCGGG contains the following coding sequences:
- a CDS encoding methyl-accepting chemotaxis protein, producing the protein MMAALPFCAGLLLGALILLPLLLRQRRQARALQAAQTLADDQARMQVRAETEVVDTRMQAELELSQQRSLDLQAGWTRMRSEFEELQSLLDQLGNSRGNALRQAGTLSSSLEELQGVEMTFDRWHADMKQLLDHNRQMHSKNDDFAQIVRQMVIVGLNASIEAAHAGPLGRGFGVVATEMRELSARAEALSADYRSALYQNDLITTATFQDMQASGRMIIGAVRGLELTNRKSMELLAAPAETA
- a CDS encoding ATP-binding protein — translated: MNIRQRIILLIALVFGALALIGGYAVYQSRSNSAEVRVVTEQVVPSTLKSTELMVRLQEVQIAALGLVAAPDADTTQQLLGELNGKKEVLQKLFADQLQQADSDAQRGLIKEAQESLRNYFDSINDTAKFKLAGQKEMAEANMGATVEQYLREQGQMIEAVQVEKRRSKDAAIASLNQRLTSTSATLTAISLLAVLGLGVIGWLLYRQIVFPIAEMEGKMTEIATSQDFTHRLSVTRRDEIGRSMLAFNAMVEKIEESTALVKQKAADIHAMLQYIPQGILTVEAEGLVHPEYSDHLRAILETEDIARRPVMTLVFEQTELGADALSQIEAALQACIGEDEMNFEFNAHLLPAEVSLAMADGRRKILDLSWAPITDEHGNIQRLMLCLRDVTELRALARAASAQKRELEIIGEILAVQHEKFHAFIEGSTSFLAENEAAIDHAHRAQAHERGDTVKLLFRNMHTIKGNARTYGLRQLTDVVHHSEQHYDALRSGQAQWSTEELLLDIAAVRSVLEEYTQINAVKLGRTGPGRRGDAEKFVMVARHDVQAMLERLDSGEAAGQPALGDAVHEVRETLRAAGTERLAQLLQGVTDSLPALAHELGKEPPQLAIDDHGLRIHTQFAGPLRNAFMHMFRNSMDHGIEAALERIAHGKPAAGSIRLHAELDAERLLLTLSDDGKGLNLAAIRERAVQRGLIADAASVNDEEAAELIFAAGFSTAASVTDVSGRGVGMDAVRGFVESDGGSIAIALHGRPGDASRPFALLVTLPARAAIRSRVLKAVAA
- a CDS encoding D-amino acid dehydrogenase gives rise to the protein MTSFPDSAPPTADYWSATTASARPRQVTVIGAGIVGLASAAALSRAGHQVTVIDRAAAAGQGASGGNGCQLSYGYVAPLAQPGLPFDVPGLMLSRHGPLHITPRADVRQWRWMWEFLRACSAPVAQRSTLELLALGALSRQETEQWIAGASAEALSFSRSGKLVLYATQSSFDAGRRQAELQAPHGPLQSALPGDGFLAHEPALASFRGAVAGSIYTPDECAIDGLALCRNTEEVLRSRGVVFEYGVTVHGLRREGARVSRLLSSAGDRPVDALVLAGGAGSAALAASAGLRVPVYPLKGYSITVPVRDPAAVPSVSVTDAKRKVVYARIGDRLRVAGFVEIGARDGAVDPRRIEQLQACTQEAFGGAVDIGAAVPWAGLRPATPTSLPIVGRSGGVENLFLNVGHGALGLTLAFGTARRLADAF
- a CDS encoding LysR family transcriptional regulator, which encodes MRLRNIEIFHAVMRTGSVSGAAEWLHLSQSAASKALAQAEHALGLTLFERVRGRLIATREAEQLFGQTSLLFAQADTVQRMARNLRRTPGGHLRIGCLPSLGIGLMPGAIADFRQRCPGVSVDITTGNGVELAEQCLSLDIDIALVFEQPVSSRLRSTTIGAARAVHLEAGAPAAQGEAEAAVVLATLDRARWIGIGGSDPFAQRIREAWVATDATDDAPEPIAALETRTYAVACALAAQGLGFALVDEFTAAAMGSALRIRPVTPEVSVAVVALQEATAQRSEALVLFLEAVGGRLRQEPAAAAIPK
- a CDS encoding Bug family tripartite tricarboxylate transporter substrate binding protein — translated: MSVSAQPALRQVRPTELIVPAGRGGPLDVTANILAEAMGRQWRQRVSLQHTAGAVPGALAVARSNPDGSRIGLASPALCINAALRDSLPYSTLADLAPVCQLGNFEYGIFVNPALPVRDVAELIAYVQRARQPVRYASPGVGTGSHLAAESLAHEAGLKLEHVPFPTNGAAEKAVADGQIGILFNGLVASVSETRKLPVRLVALMGERRVADAAGVSSVAQVLPGFEFTGTLGVIAPRGLPFGLLRRLGQDITEMVNEPGIRRRLAEVGTEVVASSPDEYESRLRADIARWRLVGRITQVRLR